ATGATGCCGGCGTTTTTCAGGATCGTCAGGCTGCGGGAGGCGTTGGGCTGGGAGAGGGAGAGCGCCGCTTCAATCTCGCAGACGCATAACTCGTTGCCCTGCAGAAGGGCAAGGATCCGGAGTCTGGTCGTGTCGCCGCATGCCTTGAAGATCGTTTCCGGATCACTCATCGCATTCGAATCCGGGAATGCAGCAGCAGCCGCAATGCGTTTTTCGTTCGATAAGACTGTCGGAGACGTGGAGGATCTGTCTGACCTCTTCATTGCTCGGATATCTGCCGGTGATCATCACGAAGTTGTTGACGACGACGGCCGGCAGGATCTTTTCACCGTTCAGGGATATGAGACGGGCGACGTTTGGGTTGGTGTCATATCTCGCCCGCTCGATCAGGATCCCTTTGGGTTTGAGCTTCTCGATAAGTTCGGTTATCCTGATGTACTCGGGGTGGGTCGTATCCGGGTCTTTTGCTTCGTAAAGACACATTGATGACATAGGTGATTATATTCAAATATTTGTATATAATAATTTTCAAATGTTGTGATTATTCTGCGACGCCCCAGACAAGACCCATGGCTTTGAGCATGATCTCGATCTCTTCTGCTTTTCTCAGCCATTCTTTTTCTTTGGCCGGGTCTTTATCCACGCCGTCGCCTGCGGCATACATCCCGGCAAGCCGCCGCATCGCCACGGTGTTTCCTTCGGCCGCCACCTTTTCAAACCACTCTTTTGCAAGAGCCGGGTCTCTTTCTGCGCCGTCGCCTGAGATAAAAATCGAACCAAGCCGAAACATTGCCTCAACGTTTCCTTCACCCGCTTCTCTTTCCAGCCGTGAGATGACCGGCTCTAAAGTTCTGCCCTGCGGGGCATCGGTGTCGGCATCTGCCGGATGAGGCGGGTCGGCGAAGAAACGGCGTATTTTCTGCAGCATGGTTGTTGGTTTTATTTTTCTCTCTTGAAAAAAAGAATGCCCCGGTCTAGACCCGGGTAAACACGCCCGTTCTTCCCGGAAGATCGAGCATCGTAACTTTGACGCTCTGAACTTTTCCGTCGCTGCCGAAGGTGAAGTAGACCCCGGTGCCGCTCAACGGCTCGTAAAAGGTGTCTCCGTCATACGGCGTAAGGGCATACTTCTCTGAGGCCGCCGTCTCCCTGTTCGATCGTAATGGTGCCGTAATAATCCTGATATTACGATCCGCAGTAGTTTTCAAGAGCACGGGGCGATGATGCATTTTCCGGGAGCTTCCGGCAATGTCGTATATGGATTCAGGATTGAGGCTCCGGGCTGCATCGCGGCATTCATCTGCTCCTCCAACTCCGTGTACCAGTCATTCCGGACGGAACCCGTGAAGTAGAGATCCTCCCATCCCCGCACGACGGCCTTTTTCAGGAGATGTCCGCCCGGGAAGCCGTTCGTTAAAACGACGATGCCCATCCCCTCTTCCGGATAGAACGTGATCAGTGTGGAGACTCCGCTAGTTAAGTCGCCGCCGTGTTCGATTTTGACCCTGCCGTCCGCAGATAACACGTCCCACCCAAGGCCGTATGCCTCGATGCTGACATAGTCGGAGAGCCGGATGTTCTGGGCTTTGTGGGTCTCGCTCAGTGCAGCGGGATCAATTATCTGCACCCCGTCGATCTTCCCGTCGTTCAACTGAAGAGTGAGGTACCGGATCATATCGTTCAGCGTAGAACTGACCCCGCCGGCAGGACTGTTCACATCATCGTTGTAAAGAACGGAGGTTTGTTCCGCAACGCCGTTTGTTACGACATAGGTGTCGGCATGGTTCCCGGCCTCGGCAAAGTCGGCAAAGACCGAGCTCGTGTTCGTCATACCTGCCGGGATGAAGATTCGTTCACCGATCAGCTCCTCCCAGGGCATTCCGGCTTTGATTGCCGCCGTCTCGGCGGCTGTGGTGATCCCGAGATTCGAGTAGGCGTAACCTGAACGGAACTCGCCCGTCAGTGCGAGATATCTAATTTTATAGATGAGGTCAGAACGGTTGTAGCCAAACTCGAGAAGTTCGTCGCCGGCATACTCGGGAAGTCCCGTTTTGTGCGAAAGAAGATCGCGAATGGTAACGTGTTCCGTGATCCAGGGATCCGAAAACTGGAGGGCCGGATTGATCCCGGCAACACGTTCATCCCACGAAAGATCGCCGGTCCCGACCATCGACGCGATCGTTGCGGTCGTAAAGGACTTCGAGATGGAAGCGAGCTGGAACCTTGTATCGGCATTCACCGGTACCTGTGAGG
The sequence above is a segment of the uncultured Methanocorpusculum sp. genome. Coding sequences within it:
- a CDS encoding arsenic metallochaperone ArsD family protein produces the protein MSSMCLYEAKDPDTTHPEYIRITELIEKLKPKGILIERARYDTNPNVARLISLNGEKILPAVVVNNFVMITGRYPSNEEVRQILHVSDSLIERKTHCGCCCIPGFECDE
- a CDS encoding serine hydrolase domain-containing protein, which codes for MLLYLSEGIIIIFKPVTALILGLFCIILVSGCITASYDQTPAAGDLDKTIPAFDLYTEELFNKSGVPGMAVAIIQNDTVVYEKCFGVINVTSQVPVNADTRFQLASISKSFTTATIASMVGTGDLSWDERVAGINPALQFSDPWITEHVTIRDLLSHKTGLPEYAGDELLEFGYNRSDLIYKIRYLALTGEFRSGYAYSNLGITTAAETAAIKAGMPWEELIGERIFIPAGMTNTSSVFADFAEAGNHADTYVVTNGVAEQTSVLYNDDVNSPAGGVSSTLNDMIRYLTLQLNDGKIDGVQIIDPAALSETHKAQNIRLSDYVSIEAYGLGWDVLSADGRVKIEHGGDLTSGVSTLITFYPEEGMGIVVLTNGFPGGHLLKKAVVRGWEDLYFTGSVRNDWYTELEEQMNAAMQPGASILNPYTTLPEAPGKCIIAPCS
- a CDS encoding tetratricopeptide repeat protein → MLQKIRRFFADPPHPADADTDAPQGRTLEPVISRLEREAGEGNVEAMFRLGSIFISGDGAERDPALAKEWFEKVAAEGNTVAMRRLAGMYAAGDGVDKDPAKEKEWLRKAEEIEIMLKAMGLVWGVAE